CTGAGGAGGCCGATTCAAAAGCCGTTGCCATCTGGACTGAAAAAATCATCGGAGCCATCAAAAAAACCGATCCCCACCGGCCTGTGAGTATTGGAGACGGTGCCTGGAGTCCGGAAATCATCGGTGAAGAAACCGCCTATCATCTTCGAAAACTCAATCGTTATCAGGATTTTACCGGATTACATTATTACCCCCGGGGGATGAGTCCCTGGCACCATACATTTACAACCGCTTTCCGTCTTGCCATGGCCAAAGCCTGGGGAAAACCGGTCATCGTCGAGGAGTTCGGCACATCCACCACCCTCTGTTCAGAGGAAAATCAGGCAGCTTACTATCGTTCTGTTTTTTACAGCGCCCTGATCAATGGTGCCGGGGGAGCCCTCAGCTGGTGTCTGAATGATTTTGATTTTACAGATGAACGCCCGTACTCCCATCACCCCTTTGAAGAGCATTTTGGCATCATCCGCAAAGATACATCATTGAAACCGGCAGCCCGGGAGTTTCCGGCCTTTGCAAAAGTACTATCAGACCTAGCCCCTTACCAAAAAATATCCAGTCAAAAGCCCGTGGGTCTATTCATCCCCTCCAATTACTATTATCGTTATCCTTTTCAGTTTCAACCGGCATTCAAACAATGGTATGATCTGTACCTGGAAACCTTCTCGCTCCTGAAACGGGCAAATCTGGATGTCCACATGGTAGTGGAACCGGCGCAGGAATTGGATCATGAGGGGAAATATTCTCATACTCTCTCACTCAATCCTGAAGAAATCCCTCTCCTTATCATCCCCCGCATGAAACTCATGACCAAGCAGACTCGCCTGGCCCTGGACACATACCTACAAAAAGGCGGAACCCTGTATTTCAGTTTTGCCAACGACAGCTGGGTTCCGGACTGGCATACTCTGGCCGGAATTGAAACAGACTGCAAGTTCGGTGTTCCGGATTTCTATCCCCAGGAGACACTCCAGGTTACCTTTGCTAAAGCCTGGGGAGCTTTTCATGCGAACGATATTATCAATATTCCCCTGAAACATACAGAACCGGAATTCAGCGTCTGCCCGGTTTTAAACCATGGGGGGATTTCCATAGCAGAAGACGCCCTTCGTTCTCCTTTTCTTCTCAGGCATTCCGTCGGGAATGGGACTGTCTGGTTTAGTCCCTTTCCCCTCGAAATGCTTGCCCTGGGAAGCCAGCAGGATGATTGGAAATATCACCTGTGCAATATCTACCGGTCCATCTATGAATCCGTGGCTCCCCCGTCACTATTCACATTGCAGGGAGACGGACTGGAAGCAGGATTCTGGAAAAAAGGATCCCGGTATCTCATCATCATTTTTAATCATGACTGGAAAAAGGTCCACGGACAGCTTACCGTCAATTTACCCCAATGGAAACTGGATGCATCATCTCTTTCCTGCCAAAAGGAGGTCCCTGACAAGATTTCCTTTTCACTGCAGAGAAAAGGGGTGTGTATCCTGAAAATTTCCGGGAATTAAAATATGTACTGGTTGTCAACTAGAAACAAGGAGGAATGATGAAAAAGGGGACACTGTTACTACTTGCGATTTCCCTGATCTTTTGCGGCGTGGCATACGGGCAAAATGTCATCGGAAATCCGGGGTTTGAAGATCTTTCCCCGTCGTTCTGGAACCCGCTCAACGGGACTTTCGGAACGGAACTGGGTGTGGGAACCGACACCTCATCCAATGTACTCAACGGATTCCGGTCTTTCATGATCACAAAATCCGGCACATCGGCAGACATCATCGGGTGGAAATCCTGGGATAATGCCAATCTCTACTGGAACAATGCCGGATCCGGAACTTTCTCGGTCAATGCTTCCATCAAAACCGTCGGTGTAAACACCAACCCTGCCAATGATGACGAACGCATCGGGGTGTTGTTTGAGTTCAAAAATGCCGCCGGAGCCGAGCTGGCGACGGCGACACTCTGGGCGGATCAAACTGCGGCAGATGTGGACTGGGCCGATCTGAACGATGTGGTCATGCTTACCGAAGCTCCGGAACAGGTCTTTGTAACCCTGTTCATGGGAAAAAATGCCACGGGAACAGTCTATTTTGACAATGTAGACTGCAACACAGCCGACTCCTGGACCATGGGTGTTTTCAACGGTGGTGCGGAAGACGTGGCCGGCTGGATGGACTGGTACGGCGGCAATGGAAACTATGCCATCGTAACAGACGAAGAGGCTCACAGCGGGATTTATTCCGTGCTTCTTTATCAGGATGCAGATACCACCACCAGCCAGAGTGAACTGGTGTACTACTCACAGCCCTATCCCATTGAAGGAGGCGAGTGGTACAAGATCAGCGTCTGGGTCAAAACAGAAAATGTGCCGGATATCGGAACCGGTGAATTCACCTATCCCACCGGAGACTATCATGACGGCGGTATCAACCTCTGCTTTTTCACCCACGGCGGCAATATCGACACCGAATGGAGCGCACAGGGTGACCGCTTTATCTATGTGGACCAGCGGGACAGCACCACCGAATGGCGCCTCTATGAAGGGGTCCATAAAGCGGCTGACGATGCCAACGGCATCTCCGTCCGGGCCCGCTTCAACAACTGGGTGACAGGTAAAGCCTGGTTCGATGATTTCAGCGTAGAAAAAATCGTTCAGGATGGCGACAATATCATCGGAAATCCAGGACTTGAAGATCTTTCCCCGTCGTTCTGGAACCCGCTCAACGGGACTTTCGGAACGGAACTGGGTGTGGGAACCGACACCTCATCCAATGTACTCAACGGATTCCGGTCTTTCATGATCACAAAATCCGGCACATCGGCAGACATCATCGGGTGGAAATCCTGGGATAATGCCAATCTCTACTGGAACAATGCCGGATCCGGAACTTTCTCGGTCAATGCTTCCATCAAAACCGTCGGTGTGAACACCAACCCTGCCAATGATGACGAACGCATCGGGGTGTTGTTTGAGTTCAAAAATGCCGCCGGAGCCGAGCTGGCGACGGCGACACTCTGGGCGGATCAAACTGCGGCAGATGTGGACTGGGCCGATCTGAATGATGTAGTCATGCTTACCGAAGCTCCGGAACAGGTCTTTGTGACCCTGTTCATGGGAAAAAATGCCACGGGAACGGTCTATTTTGACAATATAGACTGCAACACGGCCGACTCCTGGACCATGGGTGTTTTCAACGGTGGTGCGGAAGACGTGGCCGGCTGGATGGACTGGTACGGCGGCAATGGAAACTACACCGTCGTCAGTGATGTGGAAGCCCATAGCGGCACGTATTCTGTCGAAATGTACCAGGATGCAGATACTACCACCAGCCAGAGTGAACTGGTGTACTACTCACAGCCCTATCCCATTGAAGGAGGCGAATGGTACAAGATCAGCGTCTGGGTCAAAACAGAAAATGTACCGGATATCGGGATTGGCGAATTCACCTATCCCACCGGAGACTATCATGACGGCGGTATCAACCTCTGCTTTTTCACCCACGGCGGCAATATCGACACCGAATGGAGCGCACAGGGTGACCGCTTTATCTATGTGGACCAGCGGGACAGCACCACTGAATGGCGCCTCTATGAAGGGGTCCACAAAGCGGCTGACGATGCCAACGGCATCTCCGTCCGGGCCCGTTTCAACAACTGGGTGACAGGTAATGCCTGGTTCGATGATTTCAGCGTGGTTAAAATGGTAGTAGCTCCCGGAAATGCCATTCAGCCCAAGGGTAAAGATATTCCCGAAATTCCTGAACACTTTGCCCTGCATCAGAACTATCCCAACCCCTTCAATCCTGTCACAACCATTCAATACGACCTGCCCCATCAGACACTTGTAACCATTGATATTTACAACATCATGGGACAACATGTCAAAACACTGGTCAATGCCGTACAGAATCCTGGCAGTTATTCCCTGATCTGGGATGCTACCAATGACCGGGGAGCCCTGGCGCCTTCCGGTATGTATCTCTATGTTCTGAAAACCAACGAACAGCGCCTGACGAAAAAGATGGTTCTGTTGCGTTAGTTTTTCTTTCCCCTGAATCTGCCGGAGCTTGCAGCTCCGGTAGATTCCTGTTAAAATCGTTGAAGGATTATCACATGAGACGTTCATTGCGAATTGCCATAATGGCTCTTTTCCTCCAGTGTTCCATCCTCTCCGCAGGGACAAGCGGAAAAATCGCCGGTCGGGTGATAGATGGAGAAACCGGAGAACCTTTAATCGGTGTCAATATCATCGTGGAAGGAACCTCCCATGGCGCAGCCACCAATGCGGACGGATACTATACCATACTGAATATGATGCCGGGGACCTACTCGGTCAGGGCTTCTATGATTGGCTATCAGGCAGTCGTACAGCAAAATGTGCAGGTGATGATTGACTTAACCACTCCCCTGGACTTCGAGCTGACAACTGAGGTTTTGGCTGGACAGGAAGTCATCGTGATTGCCAAAATGCCGACTGTGAAAAAAGACGTTACATCCACCTCTTTTCGTGTAAGCTCAGACGAAATCGAACAGCTTCAGGTTCAGACACTCAGTGACATTGTGAATCTCCAGGCCGGCGTGGTGGAAGGACACTTCCGCGGCGGGCGGGCCGGTGAAGTGATGTACATCGTAGACGGCATTCCCATGAATGACGCCTATTCCGGGGATAATCTCTTCGATGTAGAGAGCGACATGATTCAGGAAGTGGAAATCATCAGCGGCACCTTCAATGCCGAATACGGCCAGGCCATGTCCGGTATTGTGAACATCGTGACCAAGGAGGGACAGAAGCACTATTCGGGGAAACTCTCTTTTTTCTCTGGGGATTATCTAAGTTCACATACCAAAACTTTCATGCATATCGATCATATCAATCCTCTTTCTGTTTCCAACCTGCAAATGAGCTTAAGCGGTCCTTTACCTTTCATGAAAGAGAGGATCTCCTTTTCAATACTGGGAAGGGTTTACGGAAATGACGGCTGGCAATACGGCCGACGCATCTTTCGTCCCCAGGATTTTTCAACCTTTTCCGACAATCCTGAAGAAAATGTAATCCAATCAACCGGCGACAGCACCTACGTTCCCATGAATCCCAGCGAGATTAAAACCCTCCAGGGAAAAATCAGCCTGAAAGTATCCCAGAGGGATAAAATCAATTATACTTTTTTCTATGAAGATGAATACCACCGGGATTTTGACCGCCTTTTCAAGTACAATCCGGACGGCAATTATCATCACGAAAGCAACAGTTATCAAAATGGGCTTCAATACACCCGTATGTTTGGGAAATCCACCTTTCTTACAGCCAATGCGTCGGAATCCTTTACCGAATACAGCCAATATGTCTATAAGGATCCCCATGATCCCCGTTACGTGCCTATTGAGCATCTCACACAAAATAATTCCAACGGATTTTCCACCGGTGGCATGCGGATGTGGCACCATTTCCGGAACAATCGGACCCGCATTGCCAAAGCTGACCTGAGAAGCCAGTTTACCCGGAGTCAGACTTTGGGCCTGGGGGTTAGTTATAAACAGTGCCGTTTGTGGCTTCATGAATATCAGCTGTATTTCGATGAAAATGATGAAATCCGCATACCCTCCGATTCTTCCTGGTACAACAACTCCTATACCCGTAAACCTGTGGAAATTGCCGCTTACATCCAGGATAAACTGGAACTGGGGGAGATGATCATCAATATGGGAGTCCGGCTGGATTATTTTGATCCAAACGGCGAGGTCCCTGAATATTTTTACGATACCCAGGGAGCTCCCAAACGGGAAGCTAAAACATCCCATCAATGGAGCCCCCGTATCGGTATTGCCTATCCTATTTCCGATCAGGGGGTGATCCACTTTTCCTATGGACATTTTTTTCAGGTTCCCAATTATGAGCACCTCTATATCAACCCCGATTTTGAAGTGAATCTGATTCAGCTCAAAGGCGATCAGCCGCCCCGGGGCCGGTACAATATCATGGGCAATGCCGAATTGAAACCGGAAAAAACCGTCAGTTACGAGATCGGTATCAAACAGGCCATTACGTCCAACCTGACCATCGATATCACCGGTTACAACAAAGATATCCGGGATCTGATCGGTCAGATAACCATGCAAAATATCTACGGAGGAAAATTCTGGCGTTTTATCAATCGGGATTATGCCAACGTCAAGGGAATCACCGTGGCTCTTGAAATGCTCGAACAGCCGGGATCCGTTGGTTTTTCCGTGGATTATACCTATCAATCCGCCACGGGAAATGCGTCGGATCCCATGGATGAATCGAAAAATCAGGAATCGGATCCACCCATCCAATCAGAAAAAAAGCGCAGACCTCTGGATTGGGATCAAACCCATTCCCTGAACATGTCCATGACGACCACACAAATGGGCTTTCACATCAGTTTGATCGGAAAAATCGGCAGCGGCACTCCCTATACCCGGGAATCTCCCTATTATAACAACCGGATTCTGAACGGAGAACGCAAACCCATGACCATGACCTTTGATCTGAACGTCACCAAAGACTTTTTCCTTAACTCCTGGATCATTTCGCCTTTCATGAAGATTACCAATCTTCTGGACCGGAAAAACAATCGGGAAGTATATCCTTCCAGTGGAACAGCCGATTATAATTATGACATGGTTTTTGAAACGTACCGTGGATATAAAACCCAGGAAGAGTGGTATACACAGCCGAACTTTTATGATGAACCCCGAAAGGTCATCATTGGCTGCTCCTTAAGTTTTGATCAGAAAAGATGAGAATTAACATGAAGACATTCACCATGAAAAAACAAACAATTTTTCTGTCCGCTGTTTTATGTTTCCTGGCTTTGACCGTGATTCCACTTCAAGGGCAGACCCCCAAATCCATGAGGGGTCACCGGGAATGGCGCCGGCGTGGTCTGATGAACGGCAACCTGGTCCATACCCTTTTCTGGAATTACTGCGAAGTGGGCAGTTACCCTGATGATCCCTCCGGATGCTGGCCCTCTCCGGAACGGCATTATCTGGATGATATCACACTGATTGTCTCGGTGGAAACAACCAACCGCGATGGTGAAATCATCCATCCCATGGAAACCCAGTACCGGGAATTTGTGGATGTTTCCCCCGATGGAGTCCCCTGGGGATTTGAAGCCCGCCCCAACTGGTTTAACATGGACAAAGAATCCAACACCTCCCCGGCCATGAGTAATAATCCCAATTCCTGGCCGGATTACTGGCTGGATAGACCCCTGTCCTGGGCCGGACACTGGAACGGCTATTTCGGAAAAGGAATCTATAATGCCGATCTGGAAACAGTGTTTGTCTTCGATGATGATCCGGATAAAGAACCCAACCTTTTTATGAATTTTTACTGTGACTCCCGGGATTCCACCCGGGGCGGTGTGGGGCTTGTCGTGAAGGCCCGAGGATTTCAATGGAGCCAGGTCCTGGCGGAAGACTGTATTTTCTGGCTCTATGACATCACGAACGAATCCAATACCGATTATCAGAAATCCTACTTTGCCCAGTATATCGACTGGGGTATCGGAGGTGTGGGTAGTGATGTTCAAAACATCGGCGAATACGACCTGGATTTGGATATCGCCTTTGCCTACGGGCCTCCCGGTGCAGTAGGAACCCCAGGGAACTGGCAGCCCATCGGGTATGCCGGATACGCCTTCCTCGAAAGTCCCGGTATTGAAACAGATGGAAAAGACAATGACAATGACGGGATGGTGGATGAGTCCCGGGAAAGCGACGGACCCGGGGAATTTCTGGATACTTATCCCTATGGGATTGACAACGTGGAAAACTTTGTCCGGGTATACAAATATGATCCCATACCCCATTGGGAACATGATGAAGATTGTGACTGGGAGCCTTACACCGATGTAAATGGAAACGGACAATGGGAACCTGAAGAACCTTTGAATGATGACGTAGGAGCTGATGGCGTGGGTGTGTACGATTTACACTATACCGGTCCGGACGAAGGAGAAGGGGACGGAAAACCCACAAATGGAGAACCCAATTATAATGCCACGGATCCTGATGAATCAGATCAGATCGGATTAACCGGTTTTGATATTTTTCCCACCCACCGTTATGAACTCATCAATGACGAAGAAAACTGGGGTGTTTTCAGCCGGATGCCACCCCCCATGAGTGAAATTGTCCAACCCAATAATCTGAGCATGTTTTTCTCATCCGGCGCTTTTCCCCTCATGCAAAACCAAACAGAACGCTATTCCATGGCCTTGTTGTTCGGTGAAGACAAAGACGATCTGGTGAAAAACAAAAAAGCCGTCCAGCAAATCTATAACGCGGATTATCAGTTCGCCAAACCGCCTTTGAAACCCACGGTAAAAATTTATCCCGGTGACGGCGAAGTCACCCTGGTCTGGGATGATCTTGCCGAGCAGTCCTTTGACCCCTTTCTGCAGGAATACGATTTTGAGGGCTACATGATTTACCGCGGAACAGAACCTCAGTTTCTGGAAAGTAAAATCATCACGGATTCGTATGGTAATAAAACATACCGAAAACCCATCGCCCAATTTGATTTGCAGGATGGCATTACCGGTCCCCATCCGGTGGATATCTACGGCATCAAATTCAATCTGGGAGATGACACCGGGATTCGCCATGTGTTCACGGATAAAGATGTCAAAAACGGACAGACCTACTATTATGCGGTTGTCTCCTATGATTACGGTTTTTACACATACACGGAAGACGGTGTGGAAGGCTTTCAGCCTTCGGAATGTTCGGCCATCATCAACATGAATTCTCTGGGTCAGGTAACCTTTATGGATATCAACTGCGGCAGTGCCACGCCCCGGCCTGCTGCCGCCGGATATATTCCACCCCAGGTGGATGGCGACATCGATCATGTGGGCCCCGGCACCGGGCAGATTCATGTCGACCTGGTGGAAAAACACAAAATCCCCCCGGGAGAAACTACCTATGAGCTGGCCTTTATGGAATCCACCAAATTTCACAACGAAACAACACCTTTCTATTCGGTTCGTAATGTGGAAGCAGACACGCTGGTGCTGGACAGCATTCAGGTCACCTCTTATGGTGATGAGAGTCCCCTTTTCGACGGTCTTTCCCTCACCATCTATAATGACACAACAATCACAATCGATCAGAATAAAACCGGTTTTATTGCCGGATCCTCCGATTATGTCCCCAAAATCCGCCTGAATCCGAAAAATGAAGATGTCATCGGTTACCGCCTGAACCTGGAACAGCCCTCCGATTATATAATCTCTTTCTACGATTCTGTTTACACCTATTCTGCCGGTGTATTCGGGATTAAATCCGTACCCTCCACGGTCCGGGTATATAATGTGACCGATTCAACAGACGCCGTCTATGCCGTATCAGATATCGACAAAGACGGGCAATACAGTCATGGGGACGATATCTTCATCATTGTCCCGGATGACGAATTTATCTTTAAACGCTACACATCCTGGATGATTCGTTTTGCCCCTCTTCTGGAAATCGACACCGTCTGGGTGAATGAAGTCCCCTATGCCGATACCACCTGGATCACCGTTGACCCGCCTCAACCCGGAGACGAATTCTATGTGGCCACCCGGAAACCATTTCGTCAGGGAGAACTTTTCCGCTTTACCGTGTCGGGAGAAGATTCCAGCAACACGCTGGCAAAGGAAGAACTGGACGATATTTGTGTCGTTCCCAATCCCTATGTGGTCACGGCCTCCTGGGAACCGCGGAATATGTACAAATTCGGCCGGGGAGAACGGCGGCTCCACTTTTATCACCTGCCCAAAGACTGTACCATCCGGATTTACAACCTGAGAGGCCACCTTATCGATACGATTGAACACCACTCAACAGCCAATGATGGCATGGCTGCCTGGGATATCCTGTCCAAAGATGGCAATGAAATTGCTTACGGAATTTACATCTATCATGTGGAGGCTCCGGGCGTGGGAGAAAAAATCGGACGGTTTGCCCTGATTAAATAACATGAAGAAAACGTATACACATCGCATCCTAATGCTGATTCTTCCGGCTCTTATCCTCTATCCCTTTCTGCCGGGATGTGATCAGCCTGAACCGGAATCCTCTCCGGTTGCCACCGTAAACGGCCGGATTGTGACTGCCGATGAATTTGCTTTTTTCTATGAATTTATCCCCCGCCATATCGCTGCCCAGACAAAGGAAAAGGCTTACACAGATGCCTTACAACGGCTCACGGACCGGATCCTCCTGGCCCAGGAAGCCGAAACCATGGACCTCGGAACATCGGATACCCTCATGCAGCGGGCATTGGACCTTTTCCGCCGGCAGGCGGTGAATCGGGAACTCTACCTGAAATATATCCGGAATCCCATCACCGTGACAGAACATGAAGCCCGAAAAGCCTTTGAACGGTCCTGTAAAACACTGCATGTAAAACATTTCCAGACTGCCCTTGAACCGGAAATCAAAAATGTCCGGTCCGGCGTTGTGCCATGGAAGCACATTCCCATGTATCCCGGTGTTAAAACTATCGAATCCCCCTTATACGGTGCTGTGGATGCCGTCTCCTGGAACGATGTAGCCCCTGATCTGGAGGAAAGACTCTATTCCATGGATCTGCACCAGGTATCTGAACCGGTATTTGACGGAACCTATTATCACATATTTAAAGTCGTGGATTACGAGAAAAATGTGTTGATCCGCGAACATGATTTCCAGATTCACCGGGAATCGATAGCCGGAGTGCTCCGAAAGCGAAAAGAAACCCAGGCCTCCTTTGAATTTGTCCAACAGGTGATGGCTCCCCAGCAAGTCATCATCAAAGCCGATGCCCTCAATGCCCTGACCCGGCACCTGTGGGAAAAGAGGCCTCTGGAACCGGAGAAACTGCAATACCTCCCTGATCAGGAGGTGAACACACTGGAACACACAAAACGCCATCTGACATCCAGGGCTATTGCCACCTTTCGGGATGGAGAAATGACCGTTGGAGATCTGATCATGAATTACCGCGTTAATCCACAACCGGTTACATACACCTCGGAAACCGGTCTCCGGGAAAGTCTGAAAAATGCCGCAGCGGTCTATATCCGGGATCATGTCCTATCGGAAATGGGGCTCCGGGAAAAAATGGATCAGTATCCCTCTGTCCGGGAAGAAGTTCAAACCCGCAGGGAATATTTGCTGGCTGAAAAAATGATCCGGAAACTCTACCATTCGATCAAAGACAGTATCACAAGCGATGAAGAAAAAGAAGCCTGGCTGGAAAACCATCTGACAAGATTAAGGGCGAAAGCATCCATCGAAATTGATGAGGATTTTCTTTTAAGTATCAACACCTCAGACGAGGGTTTCACACGAAAAATAGATTTTGTGGGGGTCTCCACATCATATTAGTGAACAGGAGTTTTTCATGAAAAGGACTCAGGTAAAAAAACATCTTATGCAAACGGGGCTTATTTTGCTGCTTGGGGCATCCCTTGCATATGGTGAATCGGGCAGGATGACCAATGTAGGTACAACCGCCGCACCTTTTCTGGAAGTTGGCGTAGGATCCCGGGCTATTGGTATGGGAGGAGCTTTTGTGGCAATATCCAATGATGTATCAGCCCTGTACTGGAATCCTGCCGGCTTGTGCCGTATGGATCAGGGAGAGGCTGTATTTGAAAGAACCGAATGGCTGGCAGATATTTCATTCAATTATATGGGGGCTACCCTGCCCTTTCAGCGTTTTGGTACCGCCGGTTTTTTTCTTAATGCCATGACAGTCCCCCGCATGAAAGTCCGAACCGTGGATTTTCCCGACGGAACCGGTGAGGAATACGATGCGACAAGCTATGCTGTGGGACTCTCATATTCTTTTGGCATCACAGACCGTTTTTCCATGGGGTTTACCGGAAAGTATATCTCTGAACGTATCTGGCATGAGAACACATCCACTTTTGCCGTGGATATCGGAACTCTGTACCACACAGGATTCGGCAGCCTGCGTATCGGGGCAGCTATTACCAATTTCGGCCCGTCTCTTCAAATGGACGGGAGTGATTTGATTATTTACTACGATGCCGATGAATCCATTGAAGGGAACAACGACCGGATCATGGGGAAGCTGATGACCGATGACTGGCCCCTCCCATTGAACATGCAATTCGGACTGGCATACGATGTGATAAACAAACAACAAGCCCGCCTGACGATCGCTGTGGATGCTTTCCATCCAATCAATAATACAGAAAGCATGAATGCAGGATGTGAATTATTGCTGCTGAATATGCTTTACCTTCGGGCCGGATATAAAGCCATTGGACAAAGGGATACAGAAGAAGGCCTGACCCTGGGAACCGGACTCCGCTATCAGATGTTCGGACAATCCAATATTATGGTGGATTATGCCTACGCCGATTTCGGTCGCTTGCAACATGTCAACCGTTTTACAATCCGGCTGAATTTTTAGGCGTTGACAGTATAAACACGTATCACAGGAACATACATGAATAAACACCACGGGGGCAGGGCTCCAGTAAAATTCCTTGTCTGTCTGATCATTTGTTTTTCCACTTCCCTTGCAGACCAGATTCCCGTGCCCCGTGTGGAACAAATGCCGAATCTGCCCCAGCCCTATCTGATGAGGAACTGGAAACAGGTGGCTGTTGATTATGATAATCTCGTTTTTGATCTGAGCCGGACCGGTCAGTATTTGCCTTTGGTGTGGATTAATACCCATACGGTCAACTATCCCAATCATAACAGCTTTGGGCTCCATACCGTAGTGGGGACCCCTTACCCTGGGAACGCAGAAGCCATCAATGTATTACCGGCAGTCATCGGTGCCACACTGATTGGCATTGATAAAAGCAATCAAAACGGACACAACTGGGTATTAGGTTGCGAAGAATGGTTTAACCGCAGACCTGAAGAAAATGTTTATCTGAATAATCCCACCAGTCAGAGCGGAGATGACTGGTGGTATACCATGATGCCGAATGTCTTTTTTTACCAGTTATACGATCTCTATCCTGGAACTGGGGATTTTGACTTCCAGTTTACATCGGTGGCCGATCAGTGGCTGAAAGCAGTGGAAACAATGGGAGGCAGTGCCACTCCCTGGAACCGGGCATCCATGAATTACCGGGGCTGGTATTTATCCACCATGACACCCCACACGGAAGGGGTCACAGAACCGGAATCCGCCGGATCTATTGCCTGGCTTTTATACAATGCCTATGTTGAAACCGGAAACCCACGCTATCGGATGGGTGCCGAATGGGCCATGGAATTTTTGAGCGGTTTTTCCACAAATGCAGCGTACGAATTACAGCTCCCTTATGGGGTCTATATCGCCGCCCGGATGAATGCAGAACTGGGTACCACGTACAATGTGGACAAAATGCTCAACTGGTGTTTCGATCCCGAGGGAAATGCCCGGCAATGGGGTGTAACTCTGGGAAACTGGGGTGGATATGACTGTTACGGCCTGGTAGGAGAAGCCCTTTACGACGGATATGCCTTTGCCATGAACGGTTTTGAAATGGCAGGGGCACTGGTGCCCATGGTCCGTTATGATGACCGCTATGCCCGGGCCATCGGCAAATGGGTATTGAACCTGGCCAATGCTTCCCGGCTTTTTTATGCCAATTACCTCCCGGCTGATCACCAGGATGGGGAAGCCTGGGCGTATGAATACGACACCACCGCCTGTATCGCCCATGAATCCATGCGGGAATTTGCCATCGGAAGCGGTGTAAGTCCCTTTGCCACCGGCGATGCCATATCCGGCGGCTGGGGTGCGACGAATTTCGCTCTCTATGGCTCATCCCATGTGGGAATTTTGGGCGGATTGATCGATACCACAGAAATACCGGGGATTTTACGACTTGATGTATGCAAAACGGACTATTTCCAAAAAGACTTCTATCCTTCCTATTTATACTATAATCCGTATGACGAAG
This window of the Candidatus Neomarinimicrobiota bacterium genome carries:
- a CDS encoding cellulase family glycosylhydrolase, with the protein product MTEPLFKTKENTFPFLLGVNYWPADSAIHMWKRWNPKILEKDILRMKKLGMNCFRPFLMMPDFTDETGAVVPLMVKRLQHFLSLCDDHEISCMPSFIVGHMSGENWDVPWRQGKNFIRDPEVYKITENYICTIVRECQSHSSVCAWLLSNELPNYAEEADSKAVAIWTEKIIGAIKKTDPHRPVSIGDGAWSPEIIGEETAYHLRKLNRYQDFTGLHYYPRGMSPWHHTFTTAFRLAMAKAWGKPVIVEEFGTSTTLCSEENQAAYYRSVFYSALINGAGGALSWCLNDFDFTDERPYSHHPFEEHFGIIRKDTSLKPAAREFPAFAKVLSDLAPYQKISSQKPVGLFIPSNYYYRYPFQFQPAFKQWYDLYLETFSLLKRANLDVHMVVEPAQELDHEGKYSHTLSLNPEEIPLLIIPRMKLMTKQTRLALDTYLQKGGTLYFSFANDSWVPDWHTLAGIETDCKFGVPDFYPQETLQVTFAKAWGAFHANDIINIPLKHTEPEFSVCPVLNHGGISIAEDALRSPFLLRHSVGNGTVWFSPFPLEMLALGSQQDDWKYHLCNIYRSIYESVAPPSLFTLQGDGLEAGFWKKGSRYLIIIFNHDWKKVHGQLTVNLPQWKLDASSLSCQKEVPDKISFSLQRKGVCILKISGN